A region of Beijerinckia sp. 28-YEA-48 DNA encodes the following proteins:
- a CDS encoding nucleoside deaminase, translated as MSDTNHFLDEAISLARDNIRQGGRPFGAVVVKNGEIIARAVNRILIDNDPTAHAELLALRAAGKALGSPRLDDCSVYASGQPCPMCLAAMRMSGIRDITFAYSNAQAEPFGLSTATITAELAKPADQQAGLLFKHTPQDVSDAEHLYRLWQRHSG; from the coding sequence ATGAGCGACACGAACCATTTTCTCGATGAAGCCATCAGCCTGGCGCGCGACAACATCCGCCAAGGTGGCCGCCCGTTTGGCGCCGTGGTGGTGAAGAACGGCGAGATCATCGCACGCGCCGTCAACCGCATCCTTATCGACAACGATCCGACGGCCCATGCGGAACTGCTCGCGCTGCGCGCCGCCGGCAAGGCGTTGGGCTCACCGCGTCTCGACGATTGTTCCGTCTATGCCAGCGGCCAGCCCTGCCCGATGTGCCTTGCCGCCATGCGCATGTCCGGCATCCGCGACATCACCTTTGCCTATTCCAACGCGCAGGCCGAACCTTTCGGTCTGTCGACTGCGACCATCACTGCCGAATTGGCGAAGCCCGCCGACCAGCAGGCCGGCCTCTTGTTCAAGCATACGCCCCAAGATGTGTCTGATGCGGAGCATCTCTATCGCCTGTGGCAGCGCCATTCAGGTTAG
- a CDS encoding VOC family protein: protein MSDRESLTTAKAIIASAEPQLFVADIKASCDFFTSKLDFSVAFSYGTPPFYAQVRRDGAAVNLRCVERPLIDTTVRDREQLLSASFTIATAEEIRQLCLEFQSAGVVFFQPLKSEPWGARDFIVQDPDGNLLLFAGPDD, encoded by the coding sequence ATTGCCAGCGCCGAACCGCAACTGTTCGTCGCCGATATTAAGGCCTCATGCGATTTCTTCACCAGTAAGCTCGACTTCTCGGTCGCTTTTTCCTATGGCACACCGCCGTTCTACGCGCAGGTCAGGCGCGACGGCGCAGCGGTCAATCTGCGATGTGTCGAACGGCCGTTGATCGACACGACAGTGCGCGACCGGGAGCAATTGCTTTCCGCCTCCTTCACCATCGCGACAGCGGAGGAAATCCGACAACTGTGTCTGGAGTTTCAATCCGCAGGCGTCGTCTTCTTTCAACCGCTGAAGAGCGAGCCTTGGGGTGCGCGTGATTTCATCGTTCAGGATCCGGACGGAAATCTGCTCCTCTTCGCCGGCCCAGACGACTAG